In a single window of the Lineus longissimus chromosome 4, tnLinLong1.2, whole genome shotgun sequence genome:
- the LOC135487032 gene encoding dedicator of cytokinesis protein 7-like isoform X16 translates to MASDQRAFAKKLNKQGAAEVRRQISSAYLKDGSFKDGSFNKHEKDIPKSISGISLSSALSLAVPINEVVKPIDYEDFVVQHQTSIEKDSMRELLEFPPNDVEVKLLPKQCRTIAPIIPEHGYEADAHVRDCIQCYTSDYTIVNRRYQIYSSSYGGKDRQDEKNAVLKSIPRQEFEIDHDDILEKDPEKNGEETSCNGRKSINMNDTPRSSWASSIFDLKNSQADPLLPNLLERIIPEEIDTANAEERMKDRQDALLCLFPLQEEEEMIEKRPLADIPAEHFGHRVLVKCLQVKFDLEIEPIFASMAVYDAKERKKVSENFYFDLNPEYLKKMLDTHVPYQDVSTLSRSCVFSITYPSPDLFLVVRYEKVLQQGDISECAEPYMKDEKNKEKIRANAAYFCDKLGKYRMPFAWTAIHLLNVITGTTSMEREASTDRTEAGSTNSLDRRSSLIEKQLENFRKRSKVPGDENLSRRGSFDRARNGEKRRSWSPDENTNPLENFRPVTITVSSFFKQENEKLSDDDLYKFLADLKRPMSVQKKLKCIPGTLKLDISLCPDEPKYCLSPELYKIDPYPDDKGRPTKEIVEFPSREVYMPWTTYRNILYIYPKYLNFGNRQGSARNLAVKVQFLAGEEDKSALPVIFGKSGCPELTKEAYSAVTYHNKTPDFYEEVKIKLPGRLCSSHHLLFTFYHISCQKKMEQTPIELPVGYTWLQIMKDNRLAVGEFNLPVLQEKPPSNYSVLHPDVELPGMKWVDGHKPVFTVDIQAVSSIHTQDEHLDCFLNYCHMAEEFKVPPRIGPDQFEHEFKRHINDIVNAKGEPLVKFLSLIFEKLILLMVRPPVVAGQVLNVAQTCFESIAQIVRRITNLLDEKNDQHGRNSLLTTYIHYSCALPSPDSEMSPRGKTGSPQNSRYDSAVPYYQKMKKVSERLVHEEIALLWVMSNGTQRQLSLENAWFFFEIMTKSMAEHLDRYHKLDAPRKSRFSQRFIEDITGLIGMITKDIVDRYLKDPLFIRNLNTALAFFLHDMLSLMDRGYVFQLIKDYCKIVSAKVTTLGDATTLELLKLDFLRIVCSHEHYVTLNLPIASIAASAPSSPTPSIASTTSQQSYTSTATTFIQQDRSVFTELSTEFRHQHFLVGLILCDLAASFESHNNTVHNKAINVIRNLLTSHDMDPRYSDPEVKARVAMLYLPLINIVIDALPQLYDPNQEGKPRSGPSSFFDDERGIDRDVAMAIAGAPVSGTGGVPSMPSSSHGAGDVSPDYDYQKRRTVLTAEGTRSLLMCFQWVLKNIDTQFLRHWWSDMPLTKLNQILEVLYLTIYNFEYKGQHEVSRHSSLQMKFSRGKMNFHALPPVPLPRQHSVEEVLTPTKRSFSLRRSSSYASLHGDDPGQAKKAIKQCSAQTIKKSSDMKSKLEEAILGFGSARSEMMMRRNKSQTQFYAMATPPSPVTDLNRLRWRKEQTAWKQQSDHPDRQKSEMEIDAHVEGNLATEVAMVCIDTIDLIIQIVQGSDSLQAVLSSVLRVLLHSMALNQSSAVLQHMFAVERSLVSKFPELLFEEETEQCADLCLQLLKHCSSCIGNTRSHASASLYLLMRQNFEIGNNFARVKMQVTMALSRLVGKSQSFNEEYLRKSLKTILTYAEADCELQETTFPEQVRDLIFNLHMILSDTVKMKEFQEDPEMLIDLMYRIAKGYQNSPDLRLTWLQNMAGKHSERSNHAEAAQCLIHAAGLVGEYLNMLEDKPHLPVGCVSFQNISSNVLEESAVSDDVVSPDGEGICTGKYFTESGMIGLLEQAASSFNMAGMYESLNEVYKVLLPIHEANRDYKRLAIIHGKLQEAFNNVIRQEGKRMFGTYFRVGFYGEKFGDLDAQEFIYKEPSITKLPEISHRLENFYSERFGEENLKMIKDSNTVERDKQEAGKAYIQITYVEPYFDAYERLQRHTYFHMNYNIKSFMYATPFTLDGRAHGELREQYKRKTILTTAQAFPYIRTRLPVISREQIILSPIEVAIEDVQKKTREMNIALTQDPIDPKILQMVLQGCIGTTVNQGPVEIAAVFLAELAEGRVPANRHHNKLRICFKDFLRKCSIALQRNKEMIGSNQREYQRELERNYNSVKEKLQPMIASSVAMQTLKRGKHCHRSISAAFEAAEKEKLCTAIRDKQAADEAEKLNDNAKCLNALGADSNLPPIDADGQSK, encoded by the exons ATGGCGTCGGATCAGAGAGCTTTTGCCAAAAAACTCAATAA ACAAGGTGCAGCTGAAGTGCGACGTCAGATATCGTCTGCTTATCTCAAAGATGGTTCATTCAAGGATGGATCGTTCAACAAACACGAGAAAGATATTCCGAAGAGCATCAGTGGTATCTCACTTAGCAGTGCATTGTCGCTTGCT GTTCCCATCAACGAGGTAGTAAAGCCTATAGACTATGAAGACTTTGTCGTTCAGCACCAGACTTCGATAGAGAAGGATTCTATGAGAGAATTGCTGGAGTTTCCGCCAAATGATGTCGAGGTCAAACTCCTGCCAAAACAGTGTCGCACCATTGCTCCCATTATTCCAGAACATGG ATACGAGGCTGATGCTCATGTCCGTGACTGCATCCAGTGCTATACGTCGGACTACACCATTGTAAACAGAAGGTATCAGATATACAGCTCCAGCTACGGCGGTAAAGACAGACAGGATGAAAAGAACGCAGTCCTCAAGTCGATCCCACGGCAAGAATTTGAGATCGACCACGACGACATTCTTGAAAAGGACCCGGAGAAAAATGGGGAGGAAACTTCATGTAATGGAAGGAAGTCCATCAATATGAATGATACACCTCGTAGTAGCTGGGCCAGTAGCATATTTGATTTGAAGAACTCCCAGGCTGATCCACTCCTGCCGAATCTACTTGAACGGATCATCCCTGAGGAAATCGATACGGCAAATGCTGAGGAGCGGATGAAAGATCGACAGGATGCTCTCCTCTGCTTATTTCCATTGCAAGAAGAG GAAGAGATGATTGAAAAGCGCCCGTTAGCAGATATTCCTGCTGAACATTTTGGTCACAGAGTCCTTGTGAAGTGTCTACAAGTAAA ATTTGATTTGGAAATCGAGCCGATATTTGCCAGCATGGCCGTGTATGATGCCAAGGAGAGGAAGAAG GTGTCTGAGAATTTCTACTTCGATCTAAACCCTGAATATCTGAAGAAGATGCTGGATACACATGTGCCGTACCAAGACGTTTCAACCCTGAGCCGATCGTGTGTGTTCAGTATCACCTACCCATCACCCGACCTCTTCCTTGTTGTCCGG TATGAGAAAGTGCTCCAACAAGGTGACATCAGCGAGTGTGCAGAGCCGTATATGAAAGATGAGAAGAACAAAGAGAAAATCAGAGCGAACGCTGCCTACTTCTGTGATAAGCTTGGCAAATATAGGATGCCGTTTGCGTGGACTGCTATCCATCTGCTGAATGTGATCACTGGGACGACGAGCATGGAGAGAGAAGCTAGTACGGATCGCACTGAGGCTGGAAGCACAAATAGTTTAG ACCGCAGATCCAGTCTCATTGAGAAACAATTAGAAAACTTTCGCAAGAGATCGAAGGTCCCTGGTGATGAGAATCTCTCACGACGCGGTTCTTTCGACCGTGCTAGAAACGGCGAAAAGAGGAGGAGCTGGTCTCCAGATGAAAACACCAACCCGCTGGAAAACTTCCGCCCTGTGACGATTACGGTGTCGAGTTTCTTCAAACAGGAGAATGAGAAACTGAGTGACGATGACCTGTATAAGTTCCTTGCTGATTTGAAGAGACCGATGTCTGTGCAGAAGAAGTTGAAATGTATACCAG GAACCCTGAAGCTGGATATCTCCCTTTGCCCAGACGAACCCAAGTACTGCCTCAGTCCAGAGTTGTACAAGATCGACCCCTACCCGGATGACAAGGGTCGGCCAACCAAAGAAATCGTCGAGTTTCCCAGCCGGGAAGTCTACATGCCATGGACGACGTACAGGAATATTCTCTATATTTACCCAAAGTACCTGAATTTTGGGAACCGGCAAGGTTCTGCAAGGAATCTGGCCGTCAAGGTTCAGTTCTTGGCCGGAGAGGAGGATAAGTCAGCGCTGCCA gtGATTTTTGGGAAGTCTGGTTGCCCAGAATTGACCAAGGAGGCTTATTCAGCTGTTACTTATCATAATAA GACGCCTGATTTCTATGAAGAAGTAAAGATCAAACTGCCAGGACGTCTGTGTAGCTCGCACCACCTCTTGTTTACGTTCTACCACATCAGCTGCCAGAAGAAGATGGAGCAGACGCCCATTGAACTCCCCGTCGGGTACACCTGGCTGCAGATCATGAAGGACAACCGCCTCGCTGTCGGGGAGTTCAACCTGCCAGTCCTACAGGAGAAACCACCTAGCAATTATTCAGTCCTCCACCCAGATGTTGAGCTTCCTGGCATGAAGTGGGTCGATGGACATAAGCCTGTGTTTACCGTCGATATCCAGGCTGTTTCTTCCATTCACACACAG GATGAACATTTGGATTGCTTCCTCAACTATTGCCACATGGCTGAAGAATTCAAAGTTCCACCGAGGATCGGCCCAGACCAGTTTGAACACGAGTTCAAGAGACACATTAACGATATTGTCAATGCAAAGGGGGAGCCATTGGTCAAGTTCTTGTCGTTGATATTTGAGAAGTTGATTCTGTTGATGGTGCGCCCACCTGTCGTAGCAGGACAAGTCC TGAATGTTGCACAGACGTGTTTTGAGTCGATCGCGCAGATCGTTCGACGAATCACTAACCTGTTAGATGAGAAGAATGACCAGCATGGAAGGAACAGTCTCCTCACTACCTATATCCATTACTCCTGTGCCCTGCCGAGTCCAGACTCGGAGATGTCACCGC GAGGAAAAACTGGGAGTCCTCAGAATTCAAGATATGACTCAGCAGTGCCCTACTACCAGAAGATGAAAAAG GTGTCTGAGCGG CTTGTCCACGAGGAGATCGCACTGCTGTGGGTGATGTCCAATGGTACGCAGAGGCAACTCTCGCTCGAGAATGCTTGGTTTTTCTTTGAGATCATG ACCAAGAGCATGGCCGAACACTTGGACCGATATCACAAGTTAGATGCCCCAAGGAAGTCACGCTTCTCTCAACGATTCATAGAGGACATCACAGGTCTTATTGGCATGATCACAAAAGACATCGTGGACAGATACTTAAAG GACCCGCTGTTCATCCGTAACCTCAACACTGCCCTAGCTTTCTTCCTCCATGACATGCTCTCCCTGATGGACCGAGGCTACGTCTTCCAACTCATCAAGGACTACTGCAAAATT GTTTCTGCCAAAGTCACGACCCTTGGTGATGCTACCACTCTGGAACTCCTCAAACTAGACTTCCTACGTATTGTCTGCAGTCACGAACACTATGTCACGCTAAACCTGCCAATTGCATCAATCGCTGCATCAGCGCCATCTAGTCCAACACCGAGTATCGCCAGCACAACATCTCAGCAGTCCTACACATCGACGGCTACCACATTCATCCAACAAGATCGGAGCGTGTTCACAGAGCTCAGCACTGAGTTCAGACATCAGCATTTCCTTGTGGGACTTATACTCTGTGATCTCGCCGCATCATTTGAATCTCA CAACAACACAGTGCACAACAAGGCCATCAACGTCATCAGGAACCTCCTGACGAGCCATGACATGGATCCGCGTTACTCTGATCCAGAGGTAAAGGCCAGGGTAGCCATGTTGTATCTCCCtctcatcaacatcgtcatcgacgCTTTGCCGCAGCTTTACGATCCCAACCAGGAAGGGAAGCCACGGAGTGGGCCGTCGTCATTCTTCGATGATGAAAGAGGAATTGATCGTGATGTAGCCATGGCAATAGCAGGAGCTCCTGTCTCTGGTACGGGGGGTGTACCAAGTATGCCGTCTTCCAGCCATGGAGCGGGTGATGTCAGTCCTGACTATGACTATCAGAAG CGCCGTACGGTTCTAACAGCGGAAGGCACCCGGAGTTTACTCATGTGCTTCCAGTGGGTCTTGAAGAATATCGACACTCAGTTCCTTCGACATTGGTGGTCAGATATGCCGCTCACCAAACTCAACCAGATTCTCGAGGTGCTCTATCTGACCATCTATAACTTCGAATACAAG GGCCAACATGAAGTATCTAGACATTCATCACTACAAATGAAATTTTCACGG GGCAAAATGAATTTTCACGCACTTCCCCCCGTGCCCTTACCCAGGCAACATTCAGTGGAAGAGGTGTTGACACCTACAAAGCGGTCGTTCAGCCTTCGACGTTCGTCGTCCTATGCGTCCCTTCATGGCGACGACCCTGGCCAG GCGAAGAAAGCAATCAAGCAGTGCTCTGCCCAGACAATCAAGAAGAGTTCGGATATGAAGTCAAAGCTGGAGGAGGCGATCCTCGGGTTCGGGAGCGCTAGGAGCGAGATGATGATGAGAAGGAACAAGTCACAGACACAGTTTTATGCTA TGGCTACCCCGCCGTCACCGGTGACCGACCTGAACCGCCTGAGGTGGAGGAAGGAGCAGACGGCCTGGAAGCAACAGTCAGATCATCCAGACAG ACAAAAATCCGAAATGGAAATAGATGCGCATGTGGAGGGTAACCTGGCCACGGAGGTAGCAATGGTCTGCATCGACACGATCGACCTGATCATCCAGATAGTGCAAGGTTCGGACTCGCTCCAGGCGGTGCTGAGTAGCGTGCTGAGGGTGCTATTACACAGTATGGCCCTCAATCAGAGCTCAGCGGTCCTGCAGCACATGTTTGCGGTGGAGCGGTCACTGGTCTCTAAG TTTCCGGAGTTACTCTTTGAGGAGGAGACAGAGCAGTGTGCGGACCTCTGTCTTCAGCTACTCAAGCACTGTAGTTCATGTATCGGGAACACACGCTCACACGCCAGTGCTTCACTCTACCTCCTAATGAGACAAAACTTTGAGATCGGAAAT AACTTTGCGCGGGTGAAGATGCAAGTGACGATGGCGTTGAGTCGACTCGTCGGAAAGTCACAGTCATTCAATGAGGAATACTTGAGGAAGTCACTTAAGACTATCCTGACGTATGCTGAGGCAGACTGTGAGTTACAGGAGACAACCTTCCCTGAACAG GTGCGTGACCTGATCTTCAACCTTCACATGATCCTCTCGGACACTGTCAAGATGAAGGAGTTCCAGGAGGACCCCGAGATGCTGATCGACCTCATGTACAGGATCGCTAAGGGCTACCAGAACTCGCCTGACCTCAGGCTCACGTGGCTACAGAATATGGCGGGCAAACACAGCGAG CGGAGTAACCATGCTGAGGCAGCGCAGTGTCTGATCCACGCGGCAGGTCTGGTGGGGGAATATCTCAACATGTTGGAAGATAAACCTCATCTTCCAGTCGGGTGTGTCTCCTTCCAG AACATCTCATCTAACGTGCTGGAGGAGAGTGCTGTGTCTGATGATGTGGTGTCACCTGATGGTGAGGGCATCTGCACCGGCAAATACTTCACGGAATCTGGAATGATTGGGTTACTGGAACAGGCTGCCAGTTCATTCAATATG GCTGGCATGTATGAGTCCCTGAATGAAGTGTACAAGGTGCTTCTCCCCATCCATGAGGCGAATAGAGATTACAAGAGACTGGCGATCATTCACGGGAAACTACAGGAAGCCTTCAACAATGTCATTAGACAG GAAGGAAAGAGGATGTTTGGGACGTATTTCCGTGTTGGTTTCTATGGAGAGAAGTTTGGTGACTTGGATGCCCAGGAGTTTATATACAAGGAACCCTCAATCACAAAACTGCCTGAAATCTCACACAGATTGGAG AATTTCTACAGCGAGAGATTCGGTGAGGAGAACCTGAAGATGATCAAGGATTCGAACACCGTTGAGCGAGACAAGCAGGAGGCGGGCAAGGCCTACATTCAGATCACTTATGTCGAACCGTACTTTGATGCCTATGAGAGACTACAGAGGCATACCTACTTTCATATGAATTATAACATTA AGAGCTTTATGTATGCGACCCCATTCACCCTTGATGGCCGAGCACATGGAGAGCTCAGAGAGCAGTACAAGAGGAAAACGATCTTGACAACGGCCCAGGCATTCCCCTACATTAGGACAAGGCTCCCAGTGATCAGCAGAGAACAG ATCATTCTATCACCGATAGAAGTGGCTATAGAAGATGTGCAGAAAAAGACGCGTGAAATGAACATTGCACTGACGCAGGATCCGATTGACCCCAAGATTCTCCAGATGGTGCTACAGGGGTGTATAGGTACGACGGTCAACCAGGGCCCTGTCGAGATCGCAGCAGTCTTCCTGGCAGAGCTGGCTGAGGGCCGTGTGCCGGCCAATCGTCACCACAACAAACTCAGGATTTGTTTCAAGGATTTCCTCAGGAA ATGTTCCATTGCCCTTCAAAGGAACAAGGAGATGATCGGGTCAAACCAGCGTGAGTACCAGCGTGAATTGGAGCGGAACTACAACAGTGTGAAGGAGAAACTACAGCCCATGATCGCATCGAGTGTGGCCATGCAGACGTTGAAGAGAGGAAAACACTGCCATCGAAG